The following are encoded together in the Peromyscus eremicus unplaced genomic scaffold, PerEre_H2_v1 PerEre#2#unplaced_72, whole genome shotgun sequence genome:
- the LOC131901391 gene encoding ret finger protein-like 4A, which produces MAHFFKEGSACPFCQRYLERPMYLKCGYTCCLRCIDSLEKSPKTGGILCPNCSVVSLKEDILPALLLGRLTAKIKELEPQLNHILKMNPRMKIFQVNMTFDVDTAHNKLIISDDLRSVYFGSKQQDRKECAERFQISTCVLGSSRFTSGRHYWEVVVGTSKEWDIGVCKESVNRQVPIPLSDEEGFWTVGVREGDFYAASTEPLTVLTVNPRLHRVGIFLDLQEKSISFWDLSDGSHIFTFFKISESDAYRPLFIPSNSNPDDQEEILTICPVTHPGIFGPPVNP; this is translated from the exons ATGGCTCATTTCTTCAAAGAGGGCAGTGCTTGTCCCTTCTGCCAGCGTTATCTGGAAAGACCGATGTATTTGAAATGCGGATACACCTGCTGCCTCCGGTGCATTGACTCACTAGAGAAGAGTCCCAAGACGGGGGGCATACTGTGCCCCAATTGCTCCGTTGTCTCTTTGAAGGAAGACATTCTACCTGCTTTGCTGCTGGGTCGCCTGACTGCCAAGATAAAAGAGCTAGAGCCACAGCTGAATCATATTCTAAAAATGAACCCCAGGATGAAGATATTTCAAG TAAACATGACCTTTGATGTGGACACAGCCCACAACAAACTCATCATCTCTGATGACCTAAGGAGTGTCTACTTTGGATCTAAGCAGCAGGACCGGAAAGAATGTGCAGAGAGATTCCAGATCTCCACCTGCGTCCTGGGCTCCTCACGGTTCACTTCCGGCCGCCATTACTGGGAGGTAGTGGTGGGAACCAGCAAAGAATGGGATATCGGCGTTTGCAAAGAGTCAGTTAATCGACAAGTTCCTATTCCCCTGTCGGATGAAGAGGGATTCTGGACTGTGGGTGTGAGAGAGGGAGACTTCTATGCCGCCAGCACTGAACCCTTGACTGTGCTCACCGTGAACCCTCGGTTGCACAGAGTGGGGATTTTCCTTGACCTACAAGAAAAGAGCATTTCCTTTTGGGACCTTAGCGATGGTTCCCACATCTTtacattctttaaaatttctGAATCAGATGCATATCGCCCACTCTTTATTCCATCAAATTCAAATCCAGATGATCAAGAAGAAATCCTCACAATCTGTCCTGTGACACATCCAGGCATTTTTGGGCCTCCAGTTAACCCCTAA